A segment of the Candidatus Marinarcus aquaticus genome:
ACCCAGCAACCAAAGAGTAGTAAATTCTTTCAACCAAAGAGTAGTCAATCACCCAAAGAGTCTTCGGCATATTCCCCCATGCTCCTTTATGCACCGAAGCAGAATCAAAATGTCGATAGATGGTTAAAATGGCATCATTGTTTTTTCCACCATTGCCTTTCCAAATTGAATTTAAAGGCAATCCTTTTGGAAAATATTGTTTGTATGTGGTATCTTTATTGACATAATACTCTTTGGTTTTTTCATAACCTTTGTAAATGTCAATCATCTCAAATAAGCCCAAGTCAGTGCCATACTCATTAGGAATTGAAAGATTCTCTAAATTATCATGTAAAAAATATTTATCATACAGTGCTACATCATACTCTGGGTCTAAAAACATCACCCAAAAGTGGTCTTGTATCACATTGAGTGCAATTTGACCTTTACACACAGGTCCTCGAATAAAGGTCATGATAAAATAGTGTATATCATCCAATAAGAACTGGTAACGACTCTTTGCTGGAATTTGCTCAAATGTTTTTAGAGCATTGGCTGCCGTTTCATGTTTATATGATGGCATATGAGGTTTAAGTTCCCAATTTGGGTATAAAAACAGCTCTTTATAGCGCGATAATTTTCTATCATTCATCTCATACACCATGTGTGTTTTATGCACAATGGTCGAATCAATCTTTCTAAATCGGTAATAAAAAGGTTGAGAGGGTTGATCAAAAGGAAAACGTGTTGCAATGATTTGCACAGGCTCGCCTGTTGGTGTAGATGAACGCACCAGTTCAAAAAAGTTCCCACTCTTTTTTTCAAATGTGATGTGTGCTAAAAAAAGGTGTTCATAGATATAACGAGCTGTAACTTGATGCTTCATATTCACATCATTTAAAAATAATTCCCATTTTCGAATCTGTTTTTTCTCTAAAGTGGTTTTCTGCTCTTTAATATAATCATTTTTCAACCCATCATCTAACCATGTTTGCACCAAATTATACTCATTTTTTGTCAATGCAGGGAAACCATATGGCATCCCTTTATAGGGGTTTTCTTCTAAATAATCAGCCAACTCTTCTTGGTTTTTTACACACATGAGTTCATCCGTTTCAGGGGAAAAAGTACCAAAACTTTTTGGGTGTTTTGTTTTATGATACAAATAGTGCATCATAATTGAACCTGTTTGCCTTTTATCTTCATTTCTTAACGTTTCACTGACAGAATAAAAACCTTTTGTTCGCCACTCTTGCTCTGAATTAGCATCAATAAAAAGACGTGTTGGATCAATAGCACTCATTCTGTTTGCATAAACATCAATCTTAGAAGCACCTCTTTGTAAACCATCATATGATGAGAGTTTGAGTTGACAAGGGGAGTTGTAGCATGAATGACAAGAGACACACCGTTTATCTAAAATCGGTTTAATATCTTGCGTATAAGAGATATCATGATTGACCTTCTTATATTTGACAGGCTCTAAATCTTTAACTGAACAAGCAGTAAAGAGTGCGGTAAACAATAGTATAAAAAGTAGGTTGAATTTCATAGAGGTTCCATTTATGTGATGTTTGATTATACTTTTTTTAAGTTAATTTAACTTTAACACCTTTATAAAATAAAAATAACCTGTAGTATCCCAATAATTAGTGTTTTTTAAAAATAAATAACTTTTTTTCTTAAACTCTGTTTAATATTGGAAAGAGTAAAATTAAGAATAATTGAAGTTAAGGAGTTGATCATGACTATTAATAACACCAACAACTTACCTACGTATGATTATAATAATAACCAACTCAATGGTTCTTTGAACAGAATCGCAACGGGGTTATTGATTAATCAAGCTTCAGACAACGCCGCTTCACTTGCTATTTCAGAAAATCTCAAAGTACAAGCAAGTGGGTTATCGCAAAGTCTAGAGAACGTAAACAGTGCCTTAGCTTTAACACAAATTGGAGATAGAGCATTTGATGAACAATCAAATATTTTAGACAGTGTTAAATCAGACCTCTTAAAAGCATCAACTGCTACAACAAGCCAAGAGGGACGAGAAGCATTGCTTTCAAATATCCAAAAAGGGTTAGAGCAACTCAATAATATTGCAAGTACGACAAACTATAATGGTACCACACTGCTTCAAGCAGATGCAACAGACACGAGCGCCAGTCAAAGTTTAGAGTTTCAAGCAGGTGAAGGAAGTGCAGATACCATTGAAACAACAGCGGTACAAGCCAACACCACAGGTTTAGGGCTGGACGGATTACTCAATCAAGACCCAGCAACATTTGATGCCTCAACAGCACAAAGTTTCTTGGATACGGTTGATGATGCCTTAACGCAGCTTAACAGTTATCGTGCAGATTTTGGTTCAACAGCAAATCAATTACAAAGTGCCAACAGTAACTTAGCGACGCAATACACCAATACGGTTGCCGCCAACTCTGTTTTAATTGATTTGAATTATGCCAATGAAGTTTCAAACTTCTCAAAACAAAATATTTTGGCGCAAGTTGGAGCACTGGGACTCGCACAATCAAACAATATTACACAACAAACTGTACTTCGACTTCTTCAATAACATCAAAGTCATGATTGACTTTGGTGTGACTACACTCTTTCTAAACAATATTTCTGTATCATATTAAAAATTCTTATATAAGGAACATTATGTTAAAACTTTTAAAACTCCTTGTAATTGGTCTATTATTTTTTAGTATCAGTTATGCAAGCAGTGTTACAGATGTAACCAAAACAAAACTCAAAGAGATAGAAAACTTAGAACTTTTTCAAAAAGCAGAGATTAAAATACTTAAAGTATACGACGCAGGAAGCCTCTATATCTTAGATACTTTAATTCAAGAAAATCGGCAAGAGCTTCTTTTAACCAAAGACAAACTTACCCTCATTACAGGAAAAGCAATTGATGTAAAAACAGGTCGACAAATCATTATTCCAGTGGATATGTCGGTTTTAAATGGGAAAGAGGCAGTAGCCTATGGAACAGGAAATGAAGAGTATTATGTCTTTACAGATCCAGAATGTCCTTACTGCAAAAAATTTGAATCATTCTATCCAAAAATCAAAGACAAAGTGACACTCAAAATCTTTTTTTACCCATTAAGTTTTCACAAAAATGCACGAGAGATGTCGATGTATGTCTTAAGCAAAAAAGGAAACGAAGAGAGAATTAAAACCATGCTCTCTATCACACCTGATTCAAAAGAGTATGTCAACAGAAAAATAGATGACGATACTCGACTGAAACTGGAAGCGATTTTAGACGAGCATATCAATATTGCACAAAACCTAAATGTATCTGGAACACCCAGCGTATATGACAAAGAGGGACGAAAGATCTCATGGGCACAACTGCTTATGAGTCATGGTGTAAATTTAGAATAAATAAGCAGACTTTATGTCTGCTTATACTATGAGTTGAACCACAATATACCCTGCTAGCATTAACCACCCAAATAAAAC
Coding sequences within it:
- a CDS encoding fatty acid cis/trans isomerase gives rise to the protein MKFNLLFILLFTALFTACSVKDLEPVKYKKVNHDISYTQDIKPILDKRCVSCHSCYNSPCQLKLSSYDGLQRGASKIDVYANRMSAIDPTRLFIDANSEQEWRTKGFYSVSETLRNEDKRQTGSIMMHYLYHKTKHPKSFGTFSPETDELMCVKNQEELADYLEENPYKGMPYGFPALTKNEYNLVQTWLDDGLKNDYIKEQKTTLEKKQIRKWELFLNDVNMKHQVTARYIYEHLFLAHITFEKKSGNFFELVRSSTPTGEPVQIIATRFPFDQPSQPFYYRFRKIDSTIVHKTHMVYEMNDRKLSRYKELFLYPNWELKPHMPSYKHETAANALKTFEQIPAKSRYQFLLDDIHYFIMTFIRGPVCKGQIALNVIQDHFWVMFLDPEYDVALYDKYFLHDNLENLSIPNEYGTDLGLFEMIDIYKGYEKTKEYYVNKDTTYKQYFPKGLPLNSIWKGNGGKNNDAILTIYRHFDSASVHKGAWGNMPKTLWVIDYSLVERIYYSLVAGFDIFGNTAHQLLVRKYMDKLRLEGESNFLEYLPQHSRKEYFEHWYEGWDDDQLNVYTKTKQHTNIEYKTKAYKEEFVQKVLQHTGIKKDSINFIEQGYVATPILDKYTTKAQINETFKTISLPNTSDIIMHFTGSKSNLVYMRIKMNSGENLVYSVVVNRWHRNVAFMFDEQDRLDPSKDTINFINGFVGSYPNVFVEVMQDELPQFFELVQNYDVNNPKHQALLSKFVVNRADEDFWEIFDWFDTEFQRQDPVHYGLFDLNRYTETALSLED
- a CDS encoding flagellin; its protein translation is MTINNTNNLPTYDYNNNQLNGSLNRIATGLLINQASDNAASLAISENLKVQASGLSQSLENVNSALALTQIGDRAFDEQSNILDSVKSDLLKASTATTSQEGREALLSNIQKGLEQLNNIASTTNYNGTTLLQADATDTSASQSLEFQAGEGSADTIETTAVQANTTGLGLDGLLNQDPATFDASTAQSFLDTVDDALTQLNSYRADFGSTANQLQSANSNLATQYTNTVAANSVLIDLNYANEVSNFSKQNILAQVGALGLAQSNNITQQTVLRLLQ
- a CDS encoding thioredoxin fold domain-containing protein, whose amino-acid sequence is MLKLLKLLVIGLLFFSISYASSVTDVTKTKLKEIENLELFQKAEIKILKVYDAGSLYILDTLIQENRQELLLTKDKLTLITGKAIDVKTGRQIIIPVDMSVLNGKEAVAYGTGNEEYYVFTDPECPYCKKFESFYPKIKDKVTLKIFFYPLSFHKNAREMSMYVLSKKGNEERIKTMLSITPDSKEYVNRKIDDDTRLKLEAILDEHINIAQNLNVSGTPSVYDKEGRKISWAQLLMSHGVNLE